TTTCTGCTTCTCTTTTTCCGGTCACCAGTTTTCTGTAAGCATTTGTATCAAGAATGAATTGAATGGCCATTTGATGAGCGATTGTTTAATAATTTAGATAAAAGGCTTGAGAGCTAAGATATCTAAAGTAAACGATCCGAAGGTGAATGACTTTGGGGGTCATAAGTAGGCTAATCGACCCATATCATTCAAAAAATGGTTCGAGAACTGTTCCGTCAGGGCTACTAAGTAAATTGAAGGCTTCAAGTGATTGTACTTGAGGCTTTTGTATTTTGAGGTGTTTTCCCTGAGTAATTATAATATTCTGATTCTCAAATTGGATCGGATTCGATTCTTTTCGGCTAGCTCTCCTAGTTATAACCATTGATCAGGTTTAGGTTAAAAACTCTTCGAAATTTTCAGGAGAAGTAATCGTGCTTGCAGTACCGGGATAATTAGTTGTAAAAGTTTCAGGAAAGAGGGGCTTTACATTTTGCCTCATTTGAATTCAAACGCCAGCGAGCTGTCATAATATTTTTGGATTTCAATCCGACTATATTATGATATTGTTGGATTTGCAAGAAAAGACGAGTACTTGATAAAGCACTTATATAACAATATAGGTGATTTTCTATTTCAATGCCCTCTTAGCATCCTCTACTCCATTTGCCACTCAATGGAACGTACATTCGAAACCTATCTTTGATTATACAAATTATATCAATTATATCCATTGATCAGATTGACCACAACCTGCGTCATAATTTCTTTCTCATCCGGCTTACTTTCTGCGATCATAAGGGTTAGCGCCACCAGTGCATTATCAGCTATGCGTTTTGTCCCATCTTGTCGGTAAAGCAATCCGTTTTTTTCAAGGAACCAAACAAAAAGGAAAGCTGCAATACGTTTGTTGCCATCGGAAAAAGAGTGATTCTTGACTACGAAATATAAAAGATTTGCTGCTTTTTCTTCAACACTGGGATAAAGATCAGCTCCGGCAAAGGATTGATAGATTGTTGCAATCGAGCTTTTGAACGATTCATCCTTTTCATTACCGAATAGACTGCTGCCTCCGAATTTATCTTTCAGGCCATGGATAGCGGTTATGGCTTCATCATATGTTGCGACAAAGGATGGTTTCTTGTGCGTCGCTTCTATAGTTAGTGTGCGGTGATCGTATTTATCTAATACGTCAAGCGCATAGGTGTAATCAGTCAACACCTTCAGTAAGCCTGTGGCTTCATCCGATGTTAGGTTTTTTGTTTCCAGCACGTTTCCCAGCAACCGGACAGTTTGCTTCAAAGCGTCGAATTGTTGCGCCTGATCAGCCAGTAGTTTTTCATTAAGGGAATAGCCTTTAACAAGATAATCTTTCAATATGTTATTGGCCCATATGCGGAACTGGGTTCCGCGCAGGGAGTTTACCCGATAGCCAACAGAAATAATCATATCGAGGTTATAGCGGGTGATATTGCGTGTAATCTTCCTTTTTCCCTCTTTTTGAACTTGTGCAATTTTTGCACTAGTTGACAATTCATTTAATTCCAGTGACTTGTAGATATTTTTGATATGCTTGGTAATAGAGGTTCGGTCTGTCTGAAAAAGTTCTGAAAGTTGCTGCTGGTCAAGCCAAACTGTGTCATGATCCAATGATACGTCAATGGATGTCTGCCCATCAGGAGATTGATAAATAATGATATTTCCGTTTTCCATGCGTTTTAATAATAGATAAAGTTAGCTGACTTGTAAACAGGACGAACCAGGAAGAAAATAAAGGCCAAGAACGCTTAAAGTGTCACTCCGGCAGATTGGCGAAATCCTGTAAATCGGGCCAGAATTGGTTAGATATAGGTGCCATCGGCGGTTACTACACGGGATTCTCAGATAAACTGGAAACCCTCATTTTTGTTTCCTTCGGCATTCCGCTCGTTGCTCGTTTCTGCCATAAATCATAAATAATATAAAAGTTTGTTTTTTACAATAGACTTTAAATACACAGTACTTGGTACTTATGGGCGAATATAAATCAATACACTCGTCTATTGGGGTACTTTGAGCAACCCTTTTTTTCAACAAATTAATTCTAAAACTATACTGATAGGAATATCAAATCTGAAAAGTCAAATTCGATTTGGTTCGACTTCCCGCTCCTTGCCTCTACCATACCGGAAAGCAGCAAATGTTGTCTGCTTTCCGGTTTTTTTGTGCGCTGAAATGCAGACTGGTGGTGTAGATCCGCCCGACGGCCTCATTTATTCTTGTGGTTCGATATTGTGTT
This portion of the Pseudobacter ginsenosidimutans genome encodes:
- the rhuM gene encoding RhuM family protein, whose translation is MENGNIIIYQSPDGQTSIDVSLDHDTVWLDQQQLSELFQTDRTSITKHIKNIYKSLELNELSTSAKIAQVQKEGKRKITRNITRYNLDMIISVGYRVNSLRGTQFRIWANNILKDYLVKGYSLNEKLLADQAQQFDALKQTVRLLGNVLETKNLTSDEATGLLKVLTDYTYALDVLDKYDHRTLTIEATHKKPSFVATYDEAITAIHGLKDKFGGSSLFGNEKDESFKSSIATIYQSFAGADLYPSVEEKAANLLYFVVKNHSFSDGNKRIAAFLFVWFLEKNGLLYRQDGTKRIADNALVALTLMIAESKPDEKEIMTQVVVNLINGYN